cggttgccccacccttcaaaccgaaccgctaatgcagcagtaatacgttttatGGCAGAAGCAGGCAGCCCCAAACAAGCGCCCCAAACACATATATGCACTAAGTCGAAATACCATTTAGCTTCTCTTTCACTATCTAAAACATAATGCCCAACATCTTCAGCCAAAAATACCGGTGAAGTATACCGATACTAAGCCCAGATGATTAAACTGGGTCGTTCTCAGACTAGTAAGGTGATCAAGACTGCAAACATATCTCCAATCATCGTTACTAATTGTCAAAGTTGAGCGAGTCACAAAGGTTTCGTTTCTATCAGATCAGAATCCATTATTAGAAATTACTTGCATCGTTTATGTTTCTGTGTCTTAGagtctgtctgtctgtatgtTTGGATGGTTAAGATTGTAAGAGTCTTAACCTAAATGCTAAGACTGTAAGACATTATCATTACCTATTTGcgctttatattaaataaatataagtttcattaaataaattaatgtagtAAATACAGTAAGTAAACAAGATAATAAAGTTTTAGGAGATTTTATTGAagatgttattaaaataaaattgtctaTTCATGAAAAAGACCTTCAACAATATTACATGATCAAAAATGTAATGTTGctgtttcttatttttatttttaaacgaagAATTTATTATagttgaaataatattatttatttaaaaattttttaatataaatactaacCTCTTCATCAAGCCCGTAGAATTTAGAATACAAATCAGTCGTGGCTTCAAAAGCGACGCCTTTTCTTTTCGAATTATTTCTTTTGTAATTACCATTATTTGGTAGAGTATTGTCATCAGTTGAAGAGCTTTCAAGAACGAAAGGTCCTATGCCATCGTCTCCTTGAACTTTGAATCTGTTAGCAACTTTTTTATAACTCATATCGGCTATAGTTTTTAATCTATCTTTTATGTCTTTGCTGGGTTTGACATTAGAATGGTTTTTAGCAGTCGCTGTCAGAGCCTGCCAGTTGTCAAATTCGACTGGAACGTGGAAGTAACCATCCTTGGAATCCTTATTAAAGTATTTCGTAGGGCTATTTGGgaatattttcgtttttaattcTGTATTTCTGTAAGCTGAACCCGGCCGACTAAGTTTATTTGGCTGATTGATTCTTAATGGCTTTGTTGATtgatttaaaagtttaaattcatcCTCGTATTTATAAACGACTTTATTTCTGATTCTATTTGGTTCTTTATGCGCgtaaagattaatattattattattctgacGATAAATTTTCTGTAGTTTATCTCTTTCGTAATCGTGGATTGTTTTGTGACTTTGTTCTGGATTCGGTGGTACTTGATTATATTGGTTCCAATCTCTATGTTTATATGGTCTTTCAATGTTGCTGATATGAGAGGG
The sequence above is drawn from the Bombyx mori chromosome 26, ASM3026992v2 genome and encodes:
- the LOC101739399 gene encoding uncharacterized protein LOC101739399 isoform X1; the protein is MANIYAISIFASLLLQVLAEETATLKTQPATDRFVKILEGLGLDFQQDSSLIEAPSFLSSLFKQDENDEGGGGLFEKIAQPLQGGTLNDIIVPVLPFLKHVLTFVVVPMGLEALSLITLVPVMTRAIPGVIDYFFSKPQPTIQYKPIHHFRPARPYHHFAASNIRPSTVYPPSHISNIERPYKHRDWNQYNQVPPNPEQSHKTIHDYERDKLQKIYRQNNNNINLYAHKEPNRIRNKVVYKYEDEFKLLNQSTKPLRINQPNKLSRPGSAYRNTELKTKIFPNSPTKYFNKDSKDGYFHVPVEFDNWQALTATAKNHSNVKPSKDIKDRLKTIADMSYKKVANRFKVQGDDGIGPFVLESSSTDDNTLPNNGNYKRNNSKRKGVAFEATTDLYSKFYGLDEEAEKKYGSSGISYTEYEIGPLELAFKMNKS
- the LOC101739399 gene encoding uncharacterized protein LOC101739399 isoform X2, whose translation is MANIYAISIFASLLLQVLAEETATLKTQPATDRFVKILEGLGLDFQQDSSLIEAPSFLSSLFKQDENDEGGGGLFEKIAQPLRVIDYFFSKPQPTIQYKPIHHFRPARPYHHFAASNIRPSTVYPPSHISNIERPYKHRDWNQYNQVPPNPEQSHKTIHDYERDKLQKIYRQNNNNINLYAHKEPNRIRNKVVYKYEDEFKLLNQSTKPLRINQPNKLSRPGSAYRNTELKTKIFPNSPTKYFNKDSKDGYFHVPVEFDNWQALTATAKNHSNVKPSKDIKDRLKTIADMSYKKVANRFKVQGDDGIGPFVLESSSTDDNTLPNNGNYKRNNSKRKGVAFEATTDLYSKFYGLDEEAEKKYGSSGISYTEYEIGPLELAFKMNKS